A portion of the Carya illinoinensis cultivar Pawnee chromosome 11, C.illinoinensisPawnee_v1, whole genome shotgun sequence genome contains these proteins:
- the LOC122281013 gene encoding uncharacterized protein LOC122281013: MSKSSSSISSSSFPKRSLGKELCFCELEATLKWSTTTKNPRRPFLGCAKYNTQGLPYCKFFKWLDGNEVIELQQQERIDELLKKEKDVENILQMLEKREIELHKIVDRLERVSMVLSNKSDEVTQKELVLNAQEARRRGLCTLFWIYCCFVFVHAFYLVLYK, encoded by the exons ATGTCaaaatcatcttcatcaatatcttcatcatcttttccCAAACGTAGTTTGGGAAAAGAATTGTGCTTCTGCGAGTTGGAAGCCACATTGAAATGGTCAACTACTACAAAAAACCCAAGAAGACCCTTCTTAGGGTGTGCAAAGTATAATACCCAG GGCTTACCATATTGTAAGTTCTTCAAGTGGTTGGATGGTAATGAAGTGATTGAGCTACAACAACAAGAAAGAATTGATGAACtgttaaagaaagagaaagatgtAGAGAACATACTTCAGATGCTGGAAAAGAGGGAGATTGAGCTACATAAGATAGTGGATCGCCTCGAGAGGGTAAGCATGGTGCTGTCCAATAAAAGCGACGAGGTTACGCAAAAGGAGTTGGTGCTTAATGCACAAGAAGCTAGAAGAAGGGGGTTGTGCACGCTATTTTGGATTTACTGTTGTTTTGTATTTGTACATGCATTTTACCTTGTGTTATATAAGTGA